A single Botrytis cinerea B05.10 chromosome 1, complete sequence DNA region contains:
- the Bcrrs1 gene encoding Bcrrs1 produces the protein MSEDAPQKPSKLPITVNKPTPYTFDLGLLLAEDPNPLLLTTSANLEDDLAATARDGAQALLNQLLSTCPIASTPNGVLLSLPGIATKLPREKPLPPPVAQTTWQKFAAKKGIKPKTAEAKKKLVYDESTGEWVPKWGYKGINKKGEDDWIVEVNENKERERKEGTERQNDGRRERKEKVRRNERMQRKNERNDRKNHGGKRD, from the exons ATGTCCGAAGACGCCCCCCAGAAACCATCCAAGCTCCCCATCACAGTCAACAAACCCACACCTTATACATTCGATCTTGGTCTCCTCCTCGCCGAAGACCCCAATCCGCTTCTCCTCACCACCTCCGCAAATCTCGAAGATGATCTAGCTGCGACTGCCAGAGATGGTGCGCAAGCATTATTGAACCAATTGTTGAGCACCTGTCCCATCGCATCGACGCCAAACGGTGTATTACTGAGTTTACCTGGAATTGCTACAAAGTTGCCTCGTGAAAAG CCTCTTCCTCCCCCAGTCGCTCAAACCACCTGGCAAAAATTCGCAGCTAAAAAGGGTATCAAGCCCAAGACTGCCGAAGCCAAGAAGAAGCTTGTATATGATGAATCTACCGGCGAATGGGTTCCCAAATGGGGATACAAGGGAATCAACaagaagggagaagatgacTGGATTGTGGAGGTTAATGAGAATAAGGAGCGTGAGAGAAAGGAGGGGACTGAAAGACAAAACGATGGAAGacgggaaagaaaagaaaaggttaGGAGGAATGAGAGAATGCAAaggaagaatgagagaaacGACAGAAAGAACCACGGAGGAAAAAGGGATTAA
- the Bcbem3 gene encoding Bcbem3 yields the protein MGRKNGLQPLTLEPGTGGRVNVNGAELITIQQSPRSPLSAKSPRSPRSPFKFNTKKSQLLHQARSQAQEQEQQQQQLLQLQQEQEQHPLQLQLQEREREQEQEHYQRDETSSMQEVYPQTSEKDPAITIGPGGGSGSGSGSGIPTSQTLPSLSAYQSSSSPRTPDKVVGIKEKASRTGFFSNYKAAKSASKLQSSSSSNISRQVNVVEDNNMSRDTDRPAMSGKVSSQDTKRSESGPAGSSLVRKPVGVQSRSDASLASSTNDSPQQNSDSNSINNRKNKPKQFSLLGRTRSLRDENSPAEPSPPKNNYLDPDLSTHQYTGSSSSVKTTTPARSDDDRNCREMSTPTNHRQRSEDRQHSRSRENRGKDSMRENTKEHTKDNSRNQSSFSTTFKEAGGHAFFNNIKSQATKGAGAIHKNLFGKGGRSGSSSHKEPSVDDEHYVLKVINKPLVEQTRLTRISKRLEDSRDKTEFWMPSFPWRAIDYLNYKGSDVEGLYRVPGSGPQVKKWQRRFDEELDIDLFECDDLYDINIIGSMLKAWLRELPDELLPRAAQDRIARECAGSEEVPQQLVDELSNLSPFNYYLLFAITCHLSLLLAHSEKNKMDFRNLCICFQPCMKMDAFCFKFLVCDWRDCWKGCKTEAVYIEQEYMLFDQMPPGSAGGRSSTAVESHDERNVSSSDSSKPSSVSLENQGRKHSHEKRRKASGEKNQRRSPDSERSQRQIQVENHREGAMSQSNSMNSIDTVSTTLTVIQATPPRNGDMRPLSPIKPLSPIGF from the exons atgggaagaaaaaaTGGCCTACAGCCGCTGACGCTGGAACCCGGTACAGGAGGAAGAGTTAACGTTAATGGTGCAGAACTTATTACCATTCAACAAAGTCCCAGATCTCCTTTGAGTGCCAAATCCCCAAGATCGCCGAGGTCTCCCTTCAAGTTTAACACAAAGAAATCGCAATTGCTGCATCAGGCTCGAAGTCAagctcaagaacaagaacaacaacaacaacaactactccaactccaacaagaacaagagcaACACcccctccaactccaactccaagaACGGGAACGGGAACAGGAACAGGAACATTACCAGAGAGACGAAACTTCTTCCATGCAAGAGGTCTATCCGCAGACATCCGAAAAAGATCCAGCAATTACCATTGGTCCTggaggtggaagtggaagtggaagtggaagtggaataCCAACATCACAAACTCTTCCTTCGCTTTCTGCATAtcaatcttcctcctctccacgGACGCCAGATAAGGTCGTCGGCATCAAGGAAAAAGCTTCACGAACCggattcttttcaaattataaagcGGCAAAAAGTGCAAGTAAACTTCAATCgtcctcttcatcaaatatatcaCGCCAAGTGAATGTTGTCGAGGACAATAATATGTCCAGAGACACAGACCGCCCTGCGATGAGCGGAAAGGTTTCATCACAGGACACTAAAAGAAGTG aatCAGGTCCTGCTGGATCTTCATTAGTTAGAAAACCGGTCGGGGTTCAGTCAAGATCTGACGCCTCGCTGGCATCATCAACGAACGACTCCCCACAACAAAATTCCGattccaattcaatcaataatcGAAAGAATAAACCGAAGCAATTCAGTCTCCTCGGCAGAACTAGATCGTTACGAGATGAGAATAGCCCCGCTGAGCCTTCTCCGccaaaaaataattatttggATCCTGATTTATCTACCCATCAATACACAGGCTCTTCAAGTTCTGTAAAGACTACAACACCGGCTCGAAGCGACGACGATAGAAATTGTAGGGAGATGTCGACTCCAACCAATCATCGACAACGATCGGAAGACCGTCAACACAGCCGCTCCAGAGAAAATCGTGGGAAGGATTCCATGAGAGAAAATACCAAGGAGCACACGAAGGATAATAGCAGAAATCAATCGTCCTTTTCTACAACATTTAAAGAGGCCGGCGGACACgcattcttcaacaacatcaaatcacAAGCAACGAAGGGAGCTGGAGCAATACACAAGAATCTATTTGGAAAGGGAGGACGCAGTGGTAGCTCTTCGCACAAGGAACCCTCAGTCGATGATGAGCATTATGTTTTAAAGGTCATCAATAAGCCACTTGTCGAGCAAACTCGGCTCACTAGAATATCAAAGAGATTGGAAGATTCAAGGGACAAGACGGAGTTTTGGATGCCATCTTTCCCTTGGAGGGCGATTGACTATCTGAATTATAAGGGAAGCGATGTAGAGGGACTTTACAGAGTACCTGGAAGCGGACCACAGGTTAAAAAGTGGCAGAGGAGATTCGACGAAG AGCTTGATATCGATCTCTTCGAATGTGATGACCTCTACGATATAAATATCATTGGCTCAATGCTTAAAGCATGGCTTCGCGAACTCCCCGACGAACTGCTTCCCAGAGCTGCACAAGATCGAATTGCTAGAGAATGTGCGGGTTCTGAGGAGGTTCCACAACAACTTGTCGACGAATTATCTAACCTCTCTCCCTTCAATTACTACCTCCTCTTCGCCATCACTTGTCATCTATCTCTGCTACTCGCCCATTCCGAGAAAAATAAGATGGACTTCAGGAATTTATGTATATGCTTTCAACCTTGTATGAAGATGGATGCATTCTGTTTCAAATTCCTTGTTTGTGACTGGAGAGATTGTTGGAAGGGCTGTAAGACCGAAGCAGTATATATTGAACAGGAGTACATGCTTTTTGACCAGATGCCACCCGGAAGTGCTGGTGGACGAAGTAGCACTGCAGTTGAGAGTCATGATGAAAGGAATGTTAGCAGTTCTGACAGCAGCAAGCCATCGAGTGTCAGCCTCGAGAACCAGGGCAGAAAACATAGCCACGAGAAACGACGAAAAGCCAGCGGCGAAAAAAATCAACGCAGAAGCCCGGATAGCGAAAGAAGTCAAAGACAGATTCAAGTGGAGAATCACAGGGAGGGTGCCATGAGTCAGAGCAATAGCATGAATAGTATCGATACTGTCAGTACAACTTTAACTGTTATACAGGCGACGCCGCCTCGAAATGGAGATATGAGACCACTGAGTCCTATCAAGCCACTCTCTCCTATTGGTTTCTAA
- the Bcbem3 gene encoding Bcbem3: MGRKNGLQPLTLEPGTGGRVNVNGAELITIQQSPRSPLSAKSPRSPRSPFKFNTKKSQLLHQARSQAQEQEQQQQQLLQLQQEQEQHPLQLQLQEREREQEQEHYQRDETSSMQEVYPQTSEKDPAITIGPGGGSGSGSGSGIPTSQTLPSLSAYQSSSSPRTPDKVVGIKEKASRTGFFSNYKAAKSASKLQSSSSSNISRQVNVVEDNNMSRDTDRPAMSGKVSSQDTKRSGTTHSVSSLPLQTIMLLESGPAGSSLVRKPVGVQSRSDASLASSTNDSPQQNSDSNSINNRKNKPKQFSLLGRTRSLRDENSPAEPSPPKNNYLDPDLSTHQYTGSSSSVKTTTPARSDDDRNCREMSTPTNHRQRSEDRQHSRSRENRGKDSMRENTKEHTKDNSRNQSSFSTTFKEAGGHAFFNNIKSQATKGAGAIHKNLFGKGGRSGSSSHKEPSVDDEHYVLKVINKPLVEQTRLTRISKRLEDSRDKTEFWMPSFPWRAIDYLNYKGSDVEGLYRVPGSGPQVKKWQRRFDEELDIDLFECDDLYDINIIGSMLKAWLRELPDELLPRAAQDRIARECAGSEEVPQQLVDELSNLSPFNYYLLFAITCHLSLLLAHSEKNKMDFRNLCICFQPCMKMDAFCFKFLVCDWRDCWKGCKTEAVYIEQEYMLFDQMPPGSAGGRSSTAVESHDERNVSSSDSSKPSSVSLENQGRKHSHEKRRKASGEKNQRRSPDSERSQRQIQVENHREGAMSQSNSMNSIDTVSTTLTVIQATPPRNGDMRPLSPIKPLSPIGF, encoded by the exons atgggaagaaaaaaTGGCCTACAGCCGCTGACGCTGGAACCCGGTACAGGAGGAAGAGTTAACGTTAATGGTGCAGAACTTATTACCATTCAACAAAGTCCCAGATCTCCTTTGAGTGCCAAATCCCCAAGATCGCCGAGGTCTCCCTTCAAGTTTAACACAAAGAAATCGCAATTGCTGCATCAGGCTCGAAGTCAagctcaagaacaagaacaacaacaacaacaactactccaactccaacaagaacaagagcaACACcccctccaactccaactccaagaACGGGAACGGGAACAGGAACAGGAACATTACCAGAGAGACGAAACTTCTTCCATGCAAGAGGTCTATCCGCAGACATCCGAAAAAGATCCAGCAATTACCATTGGTCCTggaggtggaagtggaagtggaagtggaagtggaataCCAACATCACAAACTCTTCCTTCGCTTTCTGCATAtcaatcttcctcctctccacgGACGCCAGATAAGGTCGTCGGCATCAAGGAAAAAGCTTCACGAACCggattcttttcaaattataaagcGGCAAAAAGTGCAAGTAAACTTCAATCgtcctcttcatcaaatatatcaCGCCAAGTGAATGTTGTCGAGGACAATAATATGTCCAGAGACACAGACCGCCCTGCGATGAGCGGAAAGGTTTCATCACAGGACACTAAAAGAAGTGGTACGACCCATTCTGTTTCGTCCCTTCCTCTTCAGACAATAATGTTGTTGG aatCAGGTCCTGCTGGATCTTCATTAGTTAGAAAACCGGTCGGGGTTCAGTCAAGATCTGACGCCTCGCTGGCATCATCAACGAACGACTCCCCACAACAAAATTCCGattccaattcaatcaataatcGAAAGAATAAACCGAAGCAATTCAGTCTCCTCGGCAGAACTAGATCGTTACGAGATGAGAATAGCCCCGCTGAGCCTTCTCCGccaaaaaataattatttggATCCTGATTTATCTACCCATCAATACACAGGCTCTTCAAGTTCTGTAAAGACTACAACACCGGCTCGAAGCGACGACGATAGAAATTGTAGGGAGATGTCGACTCCAACCAATCATCGACAACGATCGGAAGACCGTCAACACAGCCGCTCCAGAGAAAATCGTGGGAAGGATTCCATGAGAGAAAATACCAAGGAGCACACGAAGGATAATAGCAGAAATCAATCGTCCTTTTCTACAACATTTAAAGAGGCCGGCGGACACgcattcttcaacaacatcaaatcacAAGCAACGAAGGGAGCTGGAGCAATACACAAGAATCTATTTGGAAAGGGAGGACGCAGTGGTAGCTCTTCGCACAAGGAACCCTCAGTCGATGATGAGCATTATGTTTTAAAGGTCATCAATAAGCCACTTGTCGAGCAAACTCGGCTCACTAGAATATCAAAGAGATTGGAAGATTCAAGGGACAAGACGGAGTTTTGGATGCCATCTTTCCCTTGGAGGGCGATTGACTATCTGAATTATAAGGGAAGCGATGTAGAGGGACTTTACAGAGTACCTGGAAGCGGACCACAGGTTAAAAAGTGGCAGAGGAGATTCGACGAAG AGCTTGATATCGATCTCTTCGAATGTGATGACCTCTACGATATAAATATCATTGGCTCAATGCTTAAAGCATGGCTTCGCGAACTCCCCGACGAACTGCTTCCCAGAGCTGCACAAGATCGAATTGCTAGAGAATGTGCGGGTTCTGAGGAGGTTCCACAACAACTTGTCGACGAATTATCTAACCTCTCTCCCTTCAATTACTACCTCCTCTTCGCCATCACTTGTCATCTATCTCTGCTACTCGCCCATTCCGAGAAAAATAAGATGGACTTCAGGAATTTATGTATATGCTTTCAACCTTGTATGAAGATGGATGCATTCTGTTTCAAATTCCTTGTTTGTGACTGGAGAGATTGTTGGAAGGGCTGTAAGACCGAAGCAGTATATATTGAACAGGAGTACATGCTTTTTGACCAGATGCCACCCGGAAGTGCTGGTGGACGAAGTAGCACTGCAGTTGAGAGTCATGATGAAAGGAATGTTAGCAGTTCTGACAGCAGCAAGCCATCGAGTGTCAGCCTCGAGAACCAGGGCAGAAAACATAGCCACGAGAAACGACGAAAAGCCAGCGGCGAAAAAAATCAACGCAGAAGCCCGGATAGCGAAAGAAGTCAAAGACAGATTCAAGTGGAGAATCACAGGGAGGGTGCCATGAGTCAGAGCAATAGCATGAATAGTATCGATACTGTCAGTACAACTTTAACTGTTATACAGGCGACGCCGCCTCGAAATGGAGATATGAGACCACTGAGTCCTATCAAGCCACTCTCTCCTATTGGTTTCTAA
- the Bcbem3 gene encoding Bcbem3 encodes MGRKNGLQPLTLEPGTGGRVNVNGAELITIQQSPRSPLSAKSPRSPRSPFKFNTKKSQLLHQARSQAQEQEQQQQQLLQLQQEQEQHPLQLQLQEREREQEQEHYQRDETSSMQEVYPQTSEKDPAITIGPGGGSGSGSGSGIPTSQTLPSLSAYQSSSSPRTPDKVVGIKEKASRTGFFSNYKAAKSASKLQSSSSSNISRQVNVVEDNNMSRDTDRPAMSGKVSSQDTKRSESGPAGSSLVRKPVGVQSRSDASLASSTNDSPQQNSDSNSINNRKNKPKQFSLLGRTRSLRDENSPAEPSPPKNNYLDPDLSTHQYTGSSSSVKTTTPARSDDDRNCREMSTPTNHRQRSEDRQHSRSRENRGKDSMRENTKEHTKDNSRNQSSFSTTFKEAGGHAFFNNIKSQATKGAGAIHKNLFGKGGRSGSSSHKEPSVDDEHYVLKVINKPLVEQTRLTRISKRLEDSRDKTEFWMPSFPWRAIDYLNYKGSDVEGLYRVPGSGPQVKKWQRRFDEELDIDLFECDDLYDINIIGSMLKAWLRELPDELLPRAAQDRIARECAGSEEVPQQLVDELSNLSPFNYYLLFAITCHLSLLLAHSEKNKMDFRNLCICFQPCMKMDAFCFKFLVCDWRDCWKGCKTEAVYIEQEYMLFDQMPPGSAGGRSSTAVESHDERNVSSSDSSKPSSVSLENQGRKHSHEKRRKASGEKNQRRSPDSERSQRQIQVENHREGAMSQSNSMNSIDTMGF; translated from the exons atgggaagaaaaaaTGGCCTACAGCCGCTGACGCTGGAACCCGGTACAGGAGGAAGAGTTAACGTTAATGGTGCAGAACTTATTACCATTCAACAAAGTCCCAGATCTCCTTTGAGTGCCAAATCCCCAAGATCGCCGAGGTCTCCCTTCAAGTTTAACACAAAGAAATCGCAATTGCTGCATCAGGCTCGAAGTCAagctcaagaacaagaacaacaacaacaacaactactccaactccaacaagaacaagagcaACACcccctccaactccaactccaagaACGGGAACGGGAACAGGAACAGGAACATTACCAGAGAGACGAAACTTCTTCCATGCAAGAGGTCTATCCGCAGACATCCGAAAAAGATCCAGCAATTACCATTGGTCCTggaggtggaagtggaagtggaagtggaagtggaataCCAACATCACAAACTCTTCCTTCGCTTTCTGCATAtcaatcttcctcctctccacgGACGCCAGATAAGGTCGTCGGCATCAAGGAAAAAGCTTCACGAACCggattcttttcaaattataaagcGGCAAAAAGTGCAAGTAAACTTCAATCgtcctcttcatcaaatatatcaCGCCAAGTGAATGTTGTCGAGGACAATAATATGTCCAGAGACACAGACCGCCCTGCGATGAGCGGAAAGGTTTCATCACAGGACACTAAAAGAAGTG aatCAGGTCCTGCTGGATCTTCATTAGTTAGAAAACCGGTCGGGGTTCAGTCAAGATCTGACGCCTCGCTGGCATCATCAACGAACGACTCCCCACAACAAAATTCCGattccaattcaatcaataatcGAAAGAATAAACCGAAGCAATTCAGTCTCCTCGGCAGAACTAGATCGTTACGAGATGAGAATAGCCCCGCTGAGCCTTCTCCGccaaaaaataattatttggATCCTGATTTATCTACCCATCAATACACAGGCTCTTCAAGTTCTGTAAAGACTACAACACCGGCTCGAAGCGACGACGATAGAAATTGTAGGGAGATGTCGACTCCAACCAATCATCGACAACGATCGGAAGACCGTCAACACAGCCGCTCCAGAGAAAATCGTGGGAAGGATTCCATGAGAGAAAATACCAAGGAGCACACGAAGGATAATAGCAGAAATCAATCGTCCTTTTCTACAACATTTAAAGAGGCCGGCGGACACgcattcttcaacaacatcaaatcacAAGCAACGAAGGGAGCTGGAGCAATACACAAGAATCTATTTGGAAAGGGAGGACGCAGTGGTAGCTCTTCGCACAAGGAACCCTCAGTCGATGATGAGCATTATGTTTTAAAGGTCATCAATAAGCCACTTGTCGAGCAAACTCGGCTCACTAGAATATCAAAGAGATTGGAAGATTCAAGGGACAAGACGGAGTTTTGGATGCCATCTTTCCCTTGGAGGGCGATTGACTATCTGAATTATAAGGGAAGCGATGTAGAGGGACTTTACAGAGTACCTGGAAGCGGACCACAGGTTAAAAAGTGGCAGAGGAGATTCGACGAAG AGCTTGATATCGATCTCTTCGAATGTGATGACCTCTACGATATAAATATCATTGGCTCAATGCTTAAAGCATGGCTTCGCGAACTCCCCGACGAACTGCTTCCCAGAGCTGCACAAGATCGAATTGCTAGAGAATGTGCGGGTTCTGAGGAGGTTCCACAACAACTTGTCGACGAATTATCTAACCTCTCTCCCTTCAATTACTACCTCCTCTTCGCCATCACTTGTCATCTATCTCTGCTACTCGCCCATTCCGAGAAAAATAAGATGGACTTCAGGAATTTATGTATATGCTTTCAACCTTGTATGAAGATGGATGCATTCTGTTTCAAATTCCTTGTTTGTGACTGGAGAGATTGTTGGAAGGGCTGTAAGACCGAAGCAGTATATATTGAACAGGAGTACATGCTTTTTGACCAGATGCCACCCGGAAGTGCTGGTGGACGAAGTAGCACTGCAGTTGAGAGTCATGATGAAAGGAATGTTAGCAGTTCTGACAGCAGCAAGCCATCGAGTGTCAGCCTCGAGAACCAGGGCAGAAAACATAGCCACGAGAAACGACGAAAAGCCAGCGGCGAAAAAAATCAACGCAGAAGCCCGGATAGCGAAAGAAGTCAAAGACAGATTCAAGTGGAGAATCACAGGGAGGGTGCCATGAGTCAGAGCAATAGCATGAATAGTATCGATACT aTGGGCTTTTGA
- the Bcrsm23 gene encoding Bcrsm23 — MASSGCWKCLSRPNTSQLIQGNHAALRLPTIAATAGFSTSAVMSKNPLAAKPKGAFGQNMARGGKTLKIKKKPPPVRSGKPPAEGERKALRKRIVLSNTNALEVELEDLGMSNVSSEGLAGKVVGLSGSTVDSLRASEAFKITQGWNLFRRPAILVREESVICAKVLEEAGAEKKTERLVVDGGRVSGKSLMLLHAMASAFVKGWIVLNIADTQELVNACTEYSPVPDTTPTLFSQNTYTAAWLGRIGKANEAVLDKLQLSQKHSLPIPLQENLSLLRLCELGAQEPDHSWPIFQAFWKEITAADRPPVLMTLDGLQWIMQNSLYRNAAFELIHAHDLAVVNHFVQYLSGEKSLPNGGAVIAATSRSHAPVSRSTDLAIVQQLNRQSEEEITERDPYEKKYDERADKALKMVQVMWLNGLSKREARSLMEYWAQSGVLRQRVDEKTVTEKWALAGNGMVGELERGALRMRI, encoded by the exons ATGGCATCCTCGGGATGTTGGAAATGCCTCTCGAGGCCAAATACCTCGCAATTAATCCAGGGCAATCATGCGGCATTGCGACTTCCAACAATTGCAGCCACGGCGGGATTTTCAACAAGTGCGGTTATGTCCAAGAATCCGCTGGCTGCTAAACCCAAGGGAGCGTTTGGACAAAATATGGCGAGGGGTGGGAAAACTTTGAAGATTAAGAAGAAGCCTCCGCCTGTACGGTCCGGAAAACCTCCCGcggaaggagagaggaaggcgttgaggaagagaatcGTACTCAGTAATACGAATGCGTTGGAAGTAGAACTGGAAGATTTGGGAATGAGCAATGTTTCGAGTGAGGGATTGGCAGGAAAGGTGGTGGGGTTGAGTGGGAGTACGGTGGATAGCTTGAGAGCAAGTGAGGCGTTTAAGATCACGCAGGGGTGGAATTTATTTAGGAGGCCGGCGATTTTGGTTCGGGAGGAAAGTGTCATTTGTGCGAAGGTTTTAGAGGAGGCGGGAGCTGAGAAAAAGACGGAGCGATTGGTGGTTGATGGCGGGAGAGTATCAGGGAAGAGTTTGATGCTTTTACATGCTATGGCTTCGGCTTTTGTCAAGGGCTGGATTGTCTTGAATATTGCGGACA CCCAAGAACTTGTCAACGCTTGCACTGAATATTCTCCTGTGCCTGATACCACGCCCACTCTCTTTTCCCAAAACACATATACCGCGGCATGGCTGGGACGTATTGGCAAAGCCAACGAAGCAGTTCTTGACAAGCTCCAATTGTCACAAAAGCATAGTCTTCCAATTCCACTCCAAGAGAACTTATCTCTCCTCCGACTTTGCGAACTTGGAGCTCAGGAACCAGATCACTCTTGGCCCATATTCCAAGCATTCTGGAAAGAAATTACAGCTGCAGACCGACCTCCAGTTCTCATGACATTAGACGGGCTTCAATGGATCATGCAAAACAGTCTTTACCGAAACGCTGCATTCGAATTAATTCATGCCCATGATTTGGCTGTCGTAAACCATTTCGTGCAATATCTATCCGGAGAGAAATCTCTACCAAATGGAGGTGCAGTAATTGCAGCTACATCACGTAGTCACGCACCTGTATCGAGATCCACAGATCTAGCTATTGTGCAGCAACTTAACCGACAATCGGAAGAGGAAATCACAGAACGTGATCCTTATGAGAAGAAGTACGATGAGAGAGCCGATAAAGCATTGAAAATGGTACAGGTCATGTGGTTAAATGGATTGAGTAAGCGAGAAGCGAGAAGTTTGATGGAATATTGGGCGCAGAGTGGAGTTTTGAGACAGAGGGTTGATGAGAAGACTGTGACGGAGAAATGGGCGCTGgctggaaatggaatggtCGGAGAGTTGGAGAGGGGCGCTCTGAGGATGAgaatttag